Sequence from the Bacillus thuringiensis genome:
TGGTTTTTTAGGAGAACATAAGAGAATCATTTATTGTATTACAAACCGTTTCATTTATCCGAAAATGAAAGATCTCGTTCTCTCTGTAGATCCAACTGCTATAATTGAAGCGTCTTATTCAACAGAAACAACTGGTGTCAAACGTCCGGGAAGGGCAGCGAGATCGGAAAAATAGTGAATGAAAATAGCTCCACGTAAGTATAACTTATGTGGAGCTATTTTTATTTAGGGAACCACGCTTTTTTCAGTAATTTGACAACAGTTTCGATACAATCCTCTGGAATACTGCCAAAACCGAGCAGTACATATGACTCCTCCCTCAAATTATGAATAGAATCATATGTGGAGAGAGGGTATAACTTAATGCGTTCTTTTGCAGCTGTATGAATAAGTTCTTGTTCATTCATCCCGTTATAAACGTGGAGTACAATATGAAGTCCGGATTGTTCACCGAGTATATGTACGTTATTTCCCATTTCGTTTGTAATAGATTTAATTAAAGTAATATGTTTTCTTTTATATAACGTACGACTTCGGTTAATATGACGTTCCCAATCCCCATTTTGAATAAAGGTAGTGAAGGTGAGTTGTTGCATCGTAGAAACCGTTTGTTTATACATACCACCAAGTTCTTTATAGGTTTTTAGCAGATAAGGTGGTAAAACGATATATCCCATTCGTAAAGAAGGTAAAAAAGATTTTGAGAAAGTTCCCATATAAATAACACGCTCATTTGAATCTAGCCCTTGTAAAGAAGGAATAGGTTTTCCTATATAGCGAAATTCCCCGTCGTAATCATCTTCAATAATATAACCATTGCAATCATGCGCCCATTTTAATAACTCGAGTCTTCTAGATAACGGCATAATGATTCCCAGTGGAAATTGGTGAGATGGAGTGACATATGCCACATTGGAACCCGATTCACGTAAAGCAGAAATATGAATCCCTTTATCATCTAAAGGGATAGGGTGAACAGGAAGGCCAGAGCTTTGAATCACAGCAGGTATACGGTGGAATCCAGGATTTTCGATTCCATATTCTTTTTTTGAACCAAGTAATTGAAGTAGTAGCCAAAGAAGAGGCTGCGTACCTGCTCCGATAATAATTTGATCAGGTGAAGAATGTACCCCGCGAGCATGATATAAATACTTTGAAATATGTTCTCGTAGAACGAGCTCACCTTGGGGATCTTCTTTAGCGAATAATTCGTTTTCATATTGAAATAAAGTTTCGTGTAATGCTCTTTTCCAGTTTGTTATTGGAAAAGATTTTTGATCAACAAGTCCTTGGCTACAATCATAATCATATTGTTCTTTTTCTTTATTGTTAGCACTGTTTGACGCAATTTGCTGTTTCTTTTGAATGACATCAATATCAACTTCTGCAACAAAAATTCCGCGTTTCGGTTTGCTTTCTACATAACCTTCAGCTAGTAATTGTTGATAAGCGGATTCAACTGTAATACGGCTTACATTAAGTTGCATAGCTAAATTTCTGTGAGAAGGAAGGCGTGTACCAGCATGTAGTGATCCATGAGAGATTTCTCGTTTCATATATTCGTAAATTTGTAAGTAAATAGGTGTTTTACTTCGTAACACTAATGGAATATTCAGATCCATTTGTAGACGCTCCTTTTTATACTGGCCTTATAAAAAAGAATAGAACTGTCACTTAAGTTAAGGGCAGTCACTTTTTATAATGATGATATAACATTTAGAAAATTTTGTAAATAGTAAGGGGCGAATCATAATGAATGTTAAAGCAGTAGTAACAGAAGCGGATTTACACGATGTATTTCCCGTATTACAACAATTACGAACGAAGCTTTCAAGAGAAGAAGCAAGTTCTTTATTTCAAAAAATGAAAGAAGAAAATTATAAACTATTTTCGCTACGTAATGAAGAGGATGAAGTTGTTAGTCTAGCTGGTGTAGCGATTTGTACGAATTTTTATAATGAGAAACATGTTTTTGTGTATGACCTTGTAACTGCGGGAGCTCATAGATCAAAAGGTTATGGTAAGGTTCTGCTGTCATATGTAGAAAAATGGGGGAAAGAAAAAGGATGCAATTCTATCGTTCTTACATCTGCGTTTCCAAGAATTGATGCACATCGTTTTTATGAAAGAGAGGGGTTTGATAAGGTAAGCTATTCTTTTTATAAAGAGTTATAATACTAAGTAGGTTCCGTGTGTAAAAATATATGGAACCTATTTTCTTTTTCAGATTTGAGCTAGGGACAGGTCTAGTAATATAATTTGTCGAATATTAGAAATTAACAAGAGAATATAGAGAATGTTAGGAGCGTTTATAGTTGGAAAAAATAAAGAAATTATCCATACCGAATGATGTAAGAGTCATCATTATTTCTGATATTCATGGAGAATTAGATCTTTTTAAGGAATTACTACATAAAGTTAATTTTAAAGATGAAGATTATTTAATTATTAATGGTGATCTTTGTGAGAAAGGGAGAAATAGTATTGGCGTCATAAACTATGTGATGGATCTAGTAGTTAGCAAGCCGAATGTTTATGTAATTGAAGGGAATTGTGAGGTTGTAGTTGAAGCGCTTGTAAATGAAAATCCTGCGTTAATAAATTATTTGTGTACGCGAAAGAATACAATTTTTAATGAATGGCTAGCGCAATTGAATGTTATCATTAATGAAGAAAGTGATATTTGTGAAGTGAAAAACATATTGATGAGCCATTTCTCAAAAGAAATAAAGTGGCTAACAGAATTACCAACAGCTATTGAAACTGAGGATTATATCTTTGTACATGCTGGCCTTGAAGATAGAGAGGATTGGAAAGAAACAGAACGAAAAAATGCGATAGCAATGCCGGAGTTTTTCAATCAATCACATAGAGCAAATAAGTATGTAGTTGTCGGGCATTGGCCTGTTGTAAACTACTCTGTTGAAGCTCCATCTAACAATCCAGTTATTGATAAGGAGAAAAAGATTATTGCAATTGACGGTGGAAATGCGATTAAAGAGGCAGGGCAATTAAATGCATTTATCATACAGAGGACAATTGCAGGTGATGCGTTTTCTTATACATATGTAGATTATTTTCCAGAGTATGAAGTAATAGCAGATTTTCTTGCCGATGCAACAATGCAGGGTGGGGTTACCTATCCACATTATTACATAGAGCCGATGGAGAAGATGCAAGATTACACAATATGCAAGCAAAAGGAAACGAATACATTACTTTATGTGAAAGATGAATACATTAGGCAACTTGATTCAGGTGAATACACAGTGAAAACCGATATTTCTTGTGCGCAAATAAGCGTAAGAAAAGGTGAAATTGTTTCTCTTATTGATGGTAACTGCTCAGGCTATGATTTAATTAAAAAAGATGGAGTAGAAGGTTGGATAGAGAAAGGGATTTTAGTTGAGATAGAAAAGACGAAAAAGAAAATATTTAGCTGAAATAGGAGGGATGTAACCTCCTATTTTTTATTAACTAAGTAATGGTGATGTACCTTATAACAAAATTATACAATATAATAAATGATATTGGTTTTGATTTTTCTGAAAAAATATTATAATTATATATGAAATAAAGAGGATTGTAGGAGGGAATTATGCAAAACGTAATATTAAAAGGGGATAAAGTTACAATTCGTACAATTGAAGAATCAGATATAAAACCATTATGGAATCTCGTATTTAAAGAAGAAAATCCAGAATGGAAAAAATGGGACGCACCTTATTTTCCATTTTCGATGCAAGAATATATGCCTTATAAAGAGAAGATGCAAACCCGTTTAAAAGAAGAACCTCTATCCAATTTGATCATAGAAAATAACGGTCAAATTATAGGGACGGTCGGATTTTATTGGGAGCATAAACCGACGCGTTGGTTGGAGATGGGAATTGTCATTTATAATCCAACTTACTGGAATGGTGGCTACGGTACAGAAGCTTTAACTCTATATCGAGATTTACTATTTGAAAAGATGGAGATTGGTAGAGTAGGGCTCACGACTTGGTCTGGTAATGAACGAATGATGAAAGTGGCTGAGAAAATAGGAATGACTTTAGAAGGTAGAATGCGCAACTGCCGTTATTATAACGGAACGTACTATGATTCTATTCGAATGGGAATAATTCGTGAAGAATGGGAAGCGCTATGTGTAACAAAGGGGTGAAGAAGTATGTACGCTATTATTGCTACATTTGATCGTGTGTTTACTAATAAAATTACAGAATTGCAAAATGAATTAACAAATATCATTGGCACAAATCAATTAGCCGGAGTAGAACCTCATATTACGTTAGCTGATTACAATGAGTTAGATGTTCATTTATACACGGAGAAGTTAGGGGAGTTTGTAGCTGTTCAAGAAAATACGGCCCCAGTAACTTTTCTTTCTGTTGGAGTTTTTCCTACTAATGGAACGGTCTTTCTAGCACCGACTGTTACTGATGAATTGTTAAAACTTCATCATTCTTATCATGATTATTTTAAAACTTTTCATGATAACCCGAATTCATATTACGTACCGGAAAAGTGGGTTCCGCATTGTACGATTGCAAATAGGTTACATACAAATCAGTTTTTACGTGTAATGGAATATATATATGGAAAATTTGATTTTGCAACAGCTTCAATTGAAAAATTAAAATTAATTAAGGTGAATTATGAAAATGGTTCTGCCATTTCTTCTAGTATATTAGCAGAATATAATTTAAAGAGAATGGAGACATCGAGATGACTTATGTAATTAGAGAAATGAAGCAAGAAGATATTCACGCCGTACAATCAGTAGCGAAAATAGCTTGGCATGATACATACGAAGGTATTATTCCTAGAGAGATTCAAGACAGCTTTTTAGACGAGGCCTATTCTGACGAAAAAATGAAATATCGTCTTGAAAATACACATTTATTCGTTGCGGAAGAAGAGGGAGAAGTAATTGGCTTTGCGAATTTCTCACCCGTTAGACTACAAAACGAAGCGGAATTAGGAGCAATTTATTTGTTGCCAGATCAGCAAGGGAAAGGGATAGGGAGTGCTTTATTACAAAAAGGGCTAACGGTATTAAAAGGAATTCGGAAACTATACATTCATGTAGAAGCAGCGAATGAAAAAGGAAAACGTTTTTATGAAGCGAAAGGTTTTGCGCAATTAGAGGAATTTGAAGAAGATTTTGAAGGTCATATGATGCAGACAGTAAGGATGGTTTTATACGTATAAGGAGGACTAGAAGTGAAGATTTTTGATTTTAGTGAAAAAGCAGGAAAGCAAATCACAGCATTTCAATCTAATTTCATAATGTCTAAAATAGTAAATCATCAAGGGAATATACATATCGGTGCTATGCATTTAAAAGAGAATGGAATAATTGGATATCATGAAGCAGTTGTATCGCAACTGCTTCTTATTGTGGACGGCGAAGGATATGTATGCGGAGCAGATAAAGAAAAAGTGAAGGTGGAAGTGGGACAAGCTGTGTTTTGGGAGAAGGGCGAATTTCATGAGACGTGTACGGAAAATGGGTTGATAGCAATTGTGATTGAGTCGGAGGACCTTGAGGATGGAGTCTTATTGAAAGAAGTGGGAAAGTTTGATGATTAAGGTGAGTCAGGATGGGGTTAGTATGCGCAAAGTTACCCAAATTGTAATATGTACTTCAGCAGTGCTATTAATTACACTAGCTATGATAAATGGAGAAACATGGAAAGGTAAAATTGTTATTTCGCTAGCTGTTCTTATATTTACTGGGGTTTCACTAGTATGGAACTCATTTGTTATAAATCTTATGGAGAAATTCAATAGAAAAAGGATTAAATAAATACGACCTTTCAAGCGAATAAGAACGATATATTTAATAACAGTACCTATTATCGCTTTACTTTCATTATTTTTTCCGCAGCCAGTAGAAGATCTTATGCTTACTTACTTTTTTGTACTTGTTTTTGGCGGATTAGCAATTGGATTTACATATATAATGGACTTTATTGAAAAAACAAAAGATAAAAGGGAATGACAATGAAGCTTTGATAAGTGGGAACAGTAGTAAGGCCCAAAGGTGTAGATTTGTAAAATTCGAGAAGATGGGTAAGGAGTAGTTAGGTGATGAAGATTCCAAAAATAGTAATGATTATAGGAGTTGTAATTGCAATCATTGTTGGATTAATGGGTCCATATTCAATTAAGGAAAAGGTAATATATACATTTAGTATGGTTTTTTTTGGGACAATGGGGTTAGGTGGAATTACTTTATTGGATTATATTAGCAGGAGGATAAATAAATGAAACTTGGATTAATGAATATTTCTATAGAAGGAAAATTAGACGAGCATTTTGTAGACAGCCAAACTAGCAATAGAAGTTATGGGTAATAAGTAAGAAGTTGAATGAAATCTTTTCTTATATTAGATTTCACTCTAGTTATAGGAGACCATGGGTTATGTCGTAGGCGATACCATTAAGTTTGAGGATTAAGAGAGGGGCGTATGAATATGCGACCATTAAAGGCTGGGAAATATATTACATATGTTGGAGTTGTGATACTCCTTATATTTTCTATGTTATTGCCATATAGCCTACCTAAAAAGATTGCTCTTATTATTTTTGTTTTAATTTTAGGGGCCATTTCCTTGAGGGCGAATAAAGTGGTAGGACGAATACATAACAAATTTAAACAATAATAAAGTTTGAAAAAGGATAGGGATAATTCGATATTAATTAGGGAAAGAAACGGGATTATACGTTAGAGAGGGTTATGGGATAGGTGGTACCATTAAAATTGGAGATTAAGAGAGGAGCATATTAATATGCAACCATTTAAGACTGGAAAATATATTACATATGTTGCAATTGCTATATTTCTTGTAGTCGCTATAATGTCTCCTTATGAATTACCTAAAAAGATTGGCTTTATTATAGGTGTTCTTATTTTAGGAGCATGTGCACTTGGGACTAACAAATTTTATGAACGAATGTATAGTAAATTTAAACATAAATAAGATTAATACAATAGGGAGAAATCATCATGATAATAATATCTATTAAGAGCAATTTTGAGGGGGTAACCCATAAAGGTTTCGGAGGAGGTTTGTTCTTGAGACCTGAAAAAAAGGAGTAAGCACACATGTTTAAACAAGGACGTATTTTGATGTATATTTTTACCATGGTGTTATTTTTTTCTTCATTCTTTTTTCCACAGTCAATGGGAAAAAGGTTTTTAACAGCTATTGCAGCATTAATTATTGGTGGAATAGGTATTGGAATTTCCTATCTATTAGAAATTTTGAGTAACAAGTCGAAGAATATATCTAAAAAGAATGGAGAATGACGATGAAGCTTTTCCCGATAGGTTCAGTTGTAAAGCTAAAAGATTTAAACTAACCTGTTATGGTTATTGGAAGAATGATCATTTCAGCAGATAAACGTGATTTTGATTATGTAGGTGTTCCTTATCCAGTGGGCTATCTAGGTGATGAAAAAGTATTATGTTTTAATCATGATAAGATTGTAGAGGAAATGCATAGAGGATATATGACTGAGAGTGAATTAGTCCTACGTGAGAAATTAGTAGAATTGTAAAGTGGTTGGAAAATACATATAGATTTTAAAAATACGAAAGAGGAAACAAAATGGGAAAGATAATGAGAACTCTTGTAATCATAGGTATACTTATTCCTCCGGTACTACTGTGGAGTGTACCTGATATCCCTCTAAATGATAAACTGCTGATTACAGGTTTACAACTAACTGTAGGATTCACCACAGTAGTAGTATTAGAGATTATATTTAAAAATCGAAAAAAGAAAAGGGCAAAATAGAGATAGATTGTATGGAATCACAGTTGAAAATATGTAACATGTATGACTAATAGTTTTAATTAGGAGGTGGTCTACTAGTTGCCTCTTTTAATGTTACTCTCATGGTAATGGAGGGTTCATTTTTTCTTTGGAAGAGAGGAGCAAATTTATGATTATTATTGGCACAATGGTACTTGTTATTGCAGGGTGGTTTTTCCCATTTAATTTATGGCAGAAACTATTTTTCAGTATTGGTATGATTGGTATTGGGATGTTGGCATATGGAAGTTAAGTATTATTTAATCGTTTAGCTACAAAAATTACAAATAGAG
This genomic interval carries:
- a CDS encoding PLP-dependent aminotransferase family protein, whose protein sequence is MDLNIPLVLRSKTPIYLQIYEYMKREISHGSLHAGTRLPSHRNLAMQLNVSRITVESAYQQLLAEGYVESKPKRGIFVAEVDIDVIQKKQQIASNSANNKEKEQYDYDCSQGLVDQKSFPITNWKRALHETLFQYENELFAKEDPQGELVLREHISKYLYHARGVHSSPDQIIIGAGTQPLLWLLLQLLGSKKEYGIENPGFHRIPAVIQSSGLPVHPIPLDDKGIHISALRESGSNVAYVTPSHQFPLGIIMPLSRRLELLKWAHDCNGYIIEDDYDGEFRYIGKPIPSLQGLDSNERVIYMGTFSKSFLPSLRMGYIVLPPYLLKTYKELGGMYKQTVSTMQQLTFTTFIQNGDWERHINRSRTLYKRKHITLIKSITNEMGNNVHILGEQSGLHIVLHVYNGMNEQELIHTAAKERIKLYPLSTYDSIHNLREESYVLLGFGSIPEDCIETVVKLLKKAWFPK
- a CDS encoding GNAT family N-acetyltransferase, with translation MNVKAVVTEADLHDVFPVLQQLRTKLSREEASSLFQKMKEENYKLFSLRNEEDEVVSLAGVAICTNFYNEKHVFVYDLVTAGAHRSKGYGKVLLSYVEKWGKEKGCNSIVLTSAFPRIDAHRFYEREGFDKVSYSFYKEL
- a CDS encoding metallophosphoesterase; the encoded protein is MEKIKKLSIPNDVRVIIISDIHGELDLFKELLHKVNFKDEDYLIINGDLCEKGRNSIGVINYVMDLVVSKPNVYVIEGNCEVVVEALVNENPALINYLCTRKNTIFNEWLAQLNVIINEESDICEVKNILMSHFSKEIKWLTELPTAIETEDYIFVHAGLEDREDWKETERKNAIAMPEFFNQSHRANKYVVVGHWPVVNYSVEAPSNNPVIDKEKKIIAIDGGNAIKEAGQLNAFIIQRTIAGDAFSYTYVDYFPEYEVIADFLADATMQGGVTYPHYYIEPMEKMQDYTICKQKETNTLLYVKDEYIRQLDSGEYTVKTDISCAQISVRKGEIVSLIDGNCSGYDLIKKDGVEGWIEKGILVEIEKTKKKIFS
- a CDS encoding GNAT family N-acetyltransferase, coding for MQNVILKGDKVTIRTIEESDIKPLWNLVFKEENPEWKKWDAPYFPFSMQEYMPYKEKMQTRLKEEPLSNLIIENNGQIIGTVGFYWEHKPTRWLEMGIVIYNPTYWNGGYGTEALTLYRDLLFEKMEIGRVGLTTWSGNERMMKVAEKIGMTLEGRMRNCRYYNGTYYDSIRMGIIREEWEALCVTKG
- a CDS encoding 2'-5' RNA ligase family protein — its product is MYAIIATFDRVFTNKITELQNELTNIIGTNQLAGVEPHITLADYNELDVHLYTEKLGEFVAVQENTAPVTFLSVGVFPTNGTVFLAPTVTDELLKLHHSYHDYFKTFHDNPNSYYVPEKWVPHCTIANRLHTNQFLRVMEYIYGKFDFATASIEKLKLIKVNYENGSAISSSILAEYNLKRMETSR
- a CDS encoding GNAT family N-acetyltransferase: MTYVIREMKQEDIHAVQSVAKIAWHDTYEGIIPREIQDSFLDEAYSDEKMKYRLENTHLFVAEEEGEVIGFANFSPVRLQNEAELGAIYLLPDQQGKGIGSALLQKGLTVLKGIRKLYIHVEAANEKGKRFYEAKGFAQLEEFEEDFEGHMMQTVRMVLYV
- a CDS encoding cupin, yielding MKIFDFSEKAGKQITAFQSNFIMSKIVNHQGNIHIGAMHLKENGIIGYHEAVVSQLLLIVDGEGYVCGADKEKVKVEVGQAVFWEKGEFHETCTENGLIAIVIESEDLEDGVLLKEVGKFDD
- a CDS encoding DUF4176 domain-containing protein encodes the protein MVIGRMIISADKRDFDYVGVPYPVGYLGDEKVLCFNHDKIVEEMHRGYMTESELVLREKLVEL